The genomic window GCTGAGTTATCCTCAGCCTTCCCTCTTCACAATgcgagggaggggctgagggcatGGAGACCCAGGTGCTCACGAAGGCTGACGGCCTCACACAGAACTCACCTACTGAGAAAGCACACCACAGGAACTAGTCAGGCTAGGCCTTTCTGTGAAATGTAGCTCATAtatattttagcattttaaatTAGGACTTTGCAACTGAGACCAGATATCAATCATCTCTTGGGGTTTTCTGCTATGTACTAACATTAGATCTATATAggaacaaatatttttcttatttttctcttcaataTCAAATGTCCTGAAGCCTTTGTGTTTCTCTGGAACAAGGCCCAGTTTCTGAAGGCACATTCCAGTATAAACATCATCAATAGGATAGAGATGGACCCGGTCAGTCACGTTGTTCAGCCTCAGGGCCAGGGGGCCGGAGTACAGGAACCCCCCGCCCCCCGCGTACGGTGGGTAGACCCCGGTGTAGAAGACTTCCGGGATGTAGTACTTCAGTTTCTTATCCCGATGAGGCCCAGCGTTGTGGATCACGTCACCTATGAACAAGTCTTTGGCTTTGCTCCTGGATAAGCTATTCAAGTAATTGAGGATATGATGGGTGTTCACAAACACGTCATCATCACCCTTGAAGACGAACTCTGCGTCTGGACAGGAAGTGCTCACCCACCGGAGAAACAGCACTTCCTTCAGGGACAGGTTGAAGAACGTGTCTCTATAGTTCCACATGAGGATGTCCTGGTGCTTCTCACTCTCGAACTTAAGCATGTCGGAGAGGTCGGGGTGGTTGTCCTCTGGGGGTGTCTTACCCAGCAGGAAGACCCTCACTACTGTCTGGTTCCCTACATTGGTTTCTCGGCCCCA from Apodemus sylvaticus chromosome 11, mApoSyl1.1, whole genome shotgun sequence includes these protein-coding regions:
- the B3gnt2 gene encoding N-acetyllactosaminide beta-1,3-N-acetylglucosaminyltransferase 2, with product MSVGRRRVKLLGILMMANVFIYLIVEVSKNSSQEKNGKGGVIIPKEKFWKLPSPPRAYWNREQGKLNRRYNPILNRVANQTGDLYPSPNTSHLNYCEPDSTVLTAVTDFNNLPDRFKDFLLYLRCRNYSLLIDQPKKCAKKPFLLLAIKSLIPHFARRQAIRESWGRETNVGNQTVVRVFLLGKTPPEDNHPDLSDMLKFESEKHQDILMWNYRDTFFNLSLKEVLFLRWVSTSCPDAEFVFKGDDDVFVNTHHILNYLNSLSRSKAKDLFIGDVIHNAGPHRDKKLKYYIPEVFYTGVYPPYAGGGGFLYSGPLALRLNNVTDRVHLYPIDDVYTGMCLQKLGLVPEKHKGFRTFDIEEKNKKNICSYIDLMLVHSRKPQEMIDIWSQLQSPNLKC